In Halanaerobiales bacterium, one DNA window encodes the following:
- the nuoF gene encoding NADH-quinone oxidoreductase subunit NuoF: MKLKNKLDDIKENYFNTQKDNKEIVIAVGMGTCGIAAGAEEVWEAIKDEIENRNLENIKLEKTGCIGLCAREPLIEIRENNESTFYGDLNKERVREIVFQHIVQNNIISKWTIDTGNDFFKDQKRIVLKNCGKIDPESIEEAIANEAYQGIAKILNEMESIDVVNLIKEANLRGRGGAGFPTGLKWKFAHDNNAEQKYLICNADEGDPGAFMDRSILEGDPHRLIEGMVIAGYAIEATKGFIYCRAEYPLALKRLKKAIKDAKEIGILGEDIFGSGFSFDLDIRLGAGAFVCGEETSLISSIEGERGEPKPKPPYPAESGLWEKPTIINNVETLANVPEIVRHGSEWFKSFGTEKSPGTKVFALAGKIKNNGLVEVPMGTKIGEVIFDIGGGLENGNKFKAAQTGGPSGGCIPIEHLNVSIDYESLQELGTIMGSGGMIIMDDQTCMVDLAKYFIDFCKDESCGQCTPCRIGTTRMLEILEKITNGEGELEDIELLKEMGEVIKDSAFCGLGQTAANPVLSTIRYFENEYKEHIENDYCEASVCATLFNSPCQNSCPANVDVPMYIDLVRQGKYKEAYKVVQEENPLVLICGRVCYNLCENSCNRNSIDEALAIRELKRFVSDHLLEEEGAFPVPEIEEEKEKEVAIVGSGPSGLTAAFYLRKKGYKVTVFEAESVVGGMLATAIPEYRLPKELLNEEIAVLTTMGVEFVVNTEIGKDITLKELKDRGYWAVYMAVGAQEDRSLPIEGNELPDVYSALDLLRDINLEKDINMEDKKVAVIGGGNAAIDIARNLVRLNADEVNIVYRRTEKDMPAHKEEIEEAKYEQVKMHFQVNPVKVISKNNKIKGLECVEIKGGEFDNSGRRKPEEVENSNFVLDVDVVVSAIGQNVNDDFNNGNLELEMDYGSLISVDDDHSTNIPWIFAGGDCVTGPSTVVESIQQGKETARSIDKYLGGDGVIVPKKQRERKINSEILQEEKDRVKMPTILLSERKKGFIEVEKGYSKDQAVEEAERCLRCDVEDK; this comes from the coding sequence GTGAAATTAAAAAATAAACTTGATGACATTAAAGAAAACTATTTTAATACTCAAAAAGATAATAAAGAAATAGTAATAGCAGTAGGAATGGGCACCTGTGGAATTGCTGCCGGGGCTGAAGAAGTATGGGAAGCAATAAAAGATGAAATTGAAAATAGGAATTTAGAGAATATTAAATTAGAAAAAACGGGATGTATTGGTCTTTGCGCTAGAGAACCTCTTATAGAAATAAGAGAGAATAATGAATCCACTTTTTATGGTGATTTGAATAAAGAAAGAGTAAGAGAAATTGTTTTTCAACATATTGTTCAAAATAATATTATATCAAAATGGACTATTGATACAGGAAATGACTTTTTTAAAGATCAGAAAAGAATTGTATTAAAAAATTGTGGTAAAATTGATCCTGAAAGTATAGAAGAGGCTATAGCTAATGAAGCATATCAAGGAATAGCAAAAATATTAAATGAAATGGAATCAATAGATGTTGTTAATTTAATAAAAGAGGCAAATTTAAGAGGACGGGGAGGAGCAGGTTTTCCTACTGGTTTGAAATGGAAATTTGCTCATGATAATAATGCAGAACAAAAATATTTAATTTGTAATGCTGATGAAGGTGATCCTGGAGCATTTATGGATAGAAGTATTTTAGAAGGAGATCCACATAGATTAATAGAAGGAATGGTAATTGCTGGATATGCTATTGAAGCAACTAAAGGTTTTATATACTGTAGGGCTGAATATCCTTTAGCCTTAAAAAGATTGAAAAAAGCAATTAAAGATGCAAAAGAAATAGGTATATTAGGAGAAGATATTTTTGGAAGTGGTTTTAGCTTTGATTTAGATATTAGATTAGGTGCAGGAGCATTTGTTTGTGGGGAAGAAACTTCTTTAATTTCATCTATTGAGGGAGAAAGAGGAGAACCTAAACCTAAACCTCCTTATCCTGCTGAAAGTGGACTCTGGGAAAAACCAACAATTATTAATAATGTAGAAACCTTAGCTAATGTACCGGAAATTGTTAGACATGGTAGTGAATGGTTTAAATCATTTGGTACTGAAAAAAGTCCGGGCACTAAAGTTTTTGCTCTAGCAGGTAAAATAAAAAATAATGGACTTGTAGAAGTTCCAATGGGAACTAAGATTGGTGAAGTTATTTTTGATATTGGTGGAGGCTTAGAAAATGGAAATAAATTCAAAGCAGCCCAGACTGGAGGTCCTTCCGGTGGCTGTATACCTATAGAACATTTAAATGTATCAATAGATTATGAGTCTTTGCAGGAATTAGGAACTATTATGGGCTCTGGTGGAATGATTATTATGGATGATCAAACCTGTATGGTTGACCTTGCTAAATACTTTATAGATTTTTGCAAAGATGAATCCTGTGGTCAATGTACTCCCTGTAGAATTGGTACAACAAGAATGTTAGAAATATTAGAGAAAATTACTAATGGTGAAGGTGAATTAGAAGATATAGAATTATTAAAAGAAATGGGTGAAGTTATTAAAGACTCTGCATTCTGTGGACTAGGTCAAACAGCTGCAAACCCAGTATTAAGTACAATTCGATATTTTGAAAATGAATATAAAGAGCACATTGAAAATGATTATTGTGAAGCTTCAGTTTGTGCTACCTTATTTAATTCACCATGTCAAAACTCCTGTCCCGCTAATGTAGATGTACCAATGTATATTGATCTTGTTCGTCAGGGAAAATATAAAGAAGCTTATAAAGTTGTTCAGGAAGAAAATCCGCTGGTTTTAATTTGTGGAAGAGTTTGTTATAACCTATGTGAAAATTCATGTAACAGGAATTCTATAGATGAGGCTTTAGCTATAAGAGAACTTAAAAGATTTGTTAGTGATCATCTTTTAGAAGAAGAGGGAGCTTTTCCTGTTCCAGAAATAGAAGAAGAAAAAGAAAAAGAAGTAGCGATAGTTGGTTCAGGTCCTTCAGGATTAACTGCTGCTTTTTATCTCAGGAAAAAGGGTTATAAAGTAACTGTTTTTGAAGCAGAATCAGTTGTAGGTGGAATGTTAGCTACTGCTATCCCAGAATATCGTTTGCCGAAAGAACTTTTAAATGAAGAAATTGCAGTTTTAACTACTATGGGAGTTGAATTTGTTGTTAATACTGAAATTGGAAAGGATATTACTTTAAAAGAACTTAAGGATAGAGGCTATTGGGCAGTATATATGGCTGTTGGTGCCCAGGAAGACCGCTCACTTCCTATAGAAGGTAATGAATTGCCAGACGTATATTCAGCATTAGATTTATTAAGAGATATAAATCTCGAAAAAGATATTAATATGGAAGATAAGAAAGTGGCTGTTATTGGCGGCGGAAATGCTGCAATTGATATTGCTCGTAATTTAGTTAGATTAAATGCTGATGAAGTTAATATTGTTTATAGACGTACTGAAAAAGATATGCCTGCTCATAAAGAAGAAATTGAAGAAGCAAAATATGAACAGGTAAAAATGCATTTTCAAGTTAATCCGGTAAAAGTAATAAGTAAAAATAATAAAATCAAAGGTCTTGAATGTGTTGAAATTAAAGGTGGGGAATTTGATAATAGTGGTCGAAGAAAACCTGAAGAAGTAGAAAATTCTAACTTTGTTTTAGATGTTGATGTAGTTGTTTCTGCAATAGGACAAAATGTTAATGATGATTTTAATAATGGCAATTTGGAACTTGAAATGGATTATGGTTCTTTAATTTCAGTTGATGATGATCATAGTACTAATATTCCCTGGATTTTTGCAGGAGGAGATTGTGTGACTGGACCTTCAACTGTAGTTGAATCTATACAACAGGGAAAAGAAACTGCTCGTTCAATAGATAAATATCTTGGCGGAGATGGAGTAATTGTTCCTAAAAAACAAAGAGAAAGAAAAATAAATTCTGAAATTTTACAGGAAGAAAAAGATAGAGTAAAAATGCCTACCATTTTACTTTCTGAAAGAAAAAAAGGATTTATAGAAGTAGAAAAAGGTTATTCTAAAGATCAAGCAGTAGAAGAAGCAGAACGTTGCCTTCGCTGTGACGTTGAAGATAAATAG
- a CDS encoding sigma 54-interacting transcriptional regulator, protein MKLLQTVKDDCHECYACVRNCPVRAVQVNDGRAEIIEERCINCAQCINICSQKAKEVYNFKNEIKKILNSEKKVIAGLAPSFPASSEASFAEWKNILRKIGFNKIYEVAWGAEMVIEEYEKHLNNAEKTVLSSTCPVAVKFIEKYYPELVKNLAPIVSPMKALVKYINEVEDDDYQIVMIGPCQAKKDELMEEDKVVGTLTYNELFEITEEVDKKKENFNDNNFLKSKKNSIENNQPSSDSRKMALAGGLLNALKNKDISNTSIRVEGEEKIRDLFNSILEDELSPDFVDLLFCEGCINGVDLANKGYFKKIKSVNDFVENEVVNNRRAKENEYSGEKPIYIKEICDHLDLSTHFNKDSKILPAASEDEIWEILNKTNKYKEADLLNCGACGYETCKNKALAVYQGIAELEMCLPYLVSEKRDEIKKVQKLNIELDRIIDSSFDGMVVIDAKGKIIRVNNSYLKMINSNQENVIGKNMNKLEKEKVIYPSVALLSLNEKREISLMQKSKSNKRILATATPVFENNGSLSKIIVNARDLEKFYKVMKNNDENKKLKHYLDKENDEIETDSGYIIKKSLAMKKIINMAERIAASDSTVLITGESGTGKEVIARYIYDKSEERNNFVKINCAAIPETLLESELFGYETGAFSGAKKEGKAGKIELADNGILFLDEIGELPLNMQAKLLQVIQEHKVSRIGGVKSIDVDFRLIAATNRDLEKMVRENKFREDLYYRLYVVPIEIPPLRNRREDIKPLVDLVRKKMSRKYDKEIVFTENSYEYLEKRKWSGNVRELNNLIERIIVTSSEKIITKNKLEKFIKNTESRSEPSIAINELMPLKQAVTKVEKRLLEMAKENGASTYDIADKLNVNQSTVVRKLNKYFKK, encoded by the coding sequence GTGAAATTACTTCAAACAGTTAAAGATGACTGCCATGAATGTTATGCCTGTGTCAGAAATTGTCCTGTTCGTGCAGTTCAAGTTAATGATGGGAGAGCAGAAATTATAGAAGAAAGATGTATAAATTGTGCTCAGTGTATAAATATATGTTCCCAAAAAGCAAAAGAAGTTTATAATTTTAAAAATGAAATTAAAAAAATATTAAATTCTGAGAAAAAGGTAATTGCTGGTCTTGCCCCCAGTTTTCCCGCTTCTTCTGAGGCAAGTTTTGCTGAGTGGAAAAATATATTGAGAAAAATTGGATTTAATAAAATATATGAAGTTGCCTGGGGTGCAGAAATGGTTATTGAGGAATATGAAAAACATCTTAATAATGCTGAAAAAACAGTATTATCTTCTACCTGTCCGGTAGCAGTTAAATTTATAGAAAAATATTATCCTGAACTTGTTAAAAATTTAGCTCCTATAGTATCTCCTATGAAAGCTTTAGTTAAATATATAAATGAAGTAGAAGATGATGATTATCAGATTGTAATGATTGGTCCCTGTCAGGCTAAAAAAGATGAACTTATGGAAGAAGATAAAGTTGTCGGAACCTTAACTTATAATGAATTATTTGAAATTACTGAGGAAGTAGATAAGAAAAAGGAAAATTTTAATGACAATAATTTTTTGAAAAGTAAGAAAAATTCAATTGAAAATAATCAACCTTCCAGTGATTCCAGGAAAATGGCTCTTGCCGGGGGATTGTTAAATGCACTTAAAAATAAGGATATTTCTAATACTTCTATAAGAGTTGAAGGGGAGGAAAAAATAAGAGATTTATTTAACTCAATTCTTGAGGATGAATTATCTCCTGATTTTGTAGATTTATTATTTTGTGAGGGTTGTATTAATGGAGTTGATCTAGCGAATAAAGGTTATTTCAAAAAAATTAAATCTGTTAATGATTTTGTAGAAAATGAAGTAGTTAATAATAGAAGAGCAAAGGAAAATGAATATAGTGGAGAAAAACCAATATATATAAAAGAAATCTGTGATCATCTCGATCTTTCAACTCATTTTAATAAAGATTCAAAAATACTACCAGCTGCTAGTGAAGATGAAATTTGGGAAATATTAAATAAAACTAATAAATATAAAGAGGCTGACTTATTAAATTGTGGGGCCTGTGGCTATGAAACATGTAAAAACAAAGCATTGGCAGTTTATCAGGGGATTGCAGAACTTGAGATGTGTTTACCTTATTTAGTATCTGAAAAAAGAGATGAAATAAAAAAAGTACAAAAATTAAATATTGAGTTAGATAGAATCATAGATTCTTCTTTTGATGGAATGGTAGTAATAGATGCCAAAGGTAAGATTATAAGGGTTAATAATTCTTATCTTAAAATGATTAATTCTAATCAAGAAAATGTTATAGGAAAAAATATGAATAAATTAGAAAAAGAAAAAGTAATTTATCCTTCAGTAGCATTGCTTTCTTTAAATGAAAAAAGAGAAATTTCTCTTATGCAAAAAAGTAAATCTAATAAAAGAATACTTGCTACTGCTACTCCTGTTTTTGAAAATAATGGATCTTTATCAAAAATAATTGTTAATGCTCGAGATTTAGAAAAGTTTTATAAAGTTATGAAAAATAACGATGAAAATAAAAAGTTAAAACATTATTTAGATAAAGAAAATGATGAAATAGAAACTGATTCTGGTTATATTATTAAAAAATCTCTGGCAATGAAGAAAATAATAAATATGGCTGAAAGAATAGCAGCAAGTGATTCTACTGTTTTAATAACTGGAGAATCTGGAACAGGAAAAGAGGTTATTGCTAGATATATTTATGATAAAAGTGAAGAAAGAAATAATTTTGTTAAAATTAATTGTGCAGCTATTCCCGAAACATTACTTGAATCAGAATTATTTGGTTATGAAACAGGGGCTTTTAGTGGAGCAAAAAAAGAAGGGAAGGCAGGAAAAATCGAATTAGCTGATAATGGTATCTTGTTTTTAGATGAAATAGGAGAATTACCCTTAAATATGCAGGCTAAATTGCTTCAGGTAATACAGGAACATAAAGTTAGTAGAATTGGTGGTGTTAAATCAATAGATGTAGATTTTAGATTAATTGCGGCAACTAATAGAGATTTAGAAAAAATGGTAAGGGAGAATAAATTCAGAGAGGATCTTTATTACAGATTATATGTAGTGCCTATAGAAATACCTCCACTTAGAAATAGAAGAGAAGATATTAAACCACTGGTTGATTTAGTTAGAAAAAAAATGAGTAGAAAATATGATAAAGAAATTGTTTTTACAGAAAACAGCTATGAATATTTAGAAAAAAGGAAATGGTCCGGGAATGTTAGGGAATTAAATAATTTAATTGAAAGAATAATAGTAACTTCAAGTGAAAAAATAATAACTAAAAATAAGTTGGAGAAATTTATAAAAAATACTGAATCAAGATCTGAGCCTTCTATAGCTATAAATGAATTAATGCCTTTAAAACAGGCTGTAACTAAAGTAGAAAAAAGATTATTAGAAATGGCAAAAGAAAATGGAGCATCTACCTATGATATAGCTGACAAGTTAAATGTAAATCAATCAACTGTGGTCAGAAAATTAAATAAATATTTCAAAAAATAA
- a CDS encoding NAD(P)H-dependent oxidoreductase subunit E: MENTKEKNINKEEEIDWREVNEKIDKYIANVGNDSDALIEVLHKVQALLGYIPKRVQKKIARDLNLAPGKISSVMSFYAHFSDKPQGKYQIAICKGTACYVKGSVDIIEKIEEVYDISSGDTTDDGIFSLEVVRCLGACGLAPVMTVNGKAHGLLNPDKAVKILEKYKNGEM, translated from the coding sequence ATGGAGAATACCAAAGAAAAAAATATCAATAAGGAAGAAGAAATTGATTGGAGGGAAGTTAACGAAAAAATCGATAAGTATATTGCTAATGTAGGAAATGACAGTGATGCTTTAATAGAAGTTTTGCATAAAGTACAGGCATTGCTGGGTTATATTCCTAAAAGAGTACAAAAAAAGATAGCCAGAGATCTAAATTTAGCTCCTGGTAAGATTAGTAGTGTTATGTCTTTTTATGCTCATTTTTCAGATAAACCTCAGGGTAAATATCAAATTGCAATTTGTAAAGGTACAGCCTGTTATGTTAAAGGTTCAGTAGATATTATTGAAAAAATAGAAGAAGTTTATGATATTAGTTCTGGAGATACAACTGATGATGGAATTTTTTCTCTAGAAGTAGTAAGATGTCTGGGTGCCTGTGGGCTTGCTCCTGTTATGACTGTAAATGGAAAAGCTCATGGTTTATTAAATCCCGATAAAGCAGTAAAAATATTAGAAAAATATAAAAATGGTGAAATGTAA